A part of Curtobacterium sp. MCLR17_036 genomic DNA contains:
- a CDS encoding polysaccharide deacetylase, producing the protein MNDAPQQQPWQWDEPTWRGHVEAVRAGRTLLPPAGPERWPGGAAVAVAISFDSDHETPALRDGETSPGRMAMGEYGARAAVPRILRLLDRYEAPSSFYVPAVCALLRPDEAPTYVEHGHEVAVHGWIHERNTQLGHDDELDLLSRAVDVLTSQTGTRPTGIRTPSWDFSDSTLDVARELGFRYDSSLMADDDPYEILHHGEPTGIVEIPVDWIRDDAPYLMMERFQGLRPYTPPHEVGRIWRDEFDVARAEGGVFQLTVHPHFIGHRSRLVVLEALLAHIRSFDDVWFTTHAGLAEHVATASGLDRLASAPDATP; encoded by the coding sequence GTGAACGACGCACCCCAGCAGCAGCCCTGGCAGTGGGACGAACCGACCTGGCGCGGCCACGTCGAGGCGGTCCGCGCCGGCCGCACCCTGCTCCCGCCGGCCGGCCCCGAGCGCTGGCCGGGCGGCGCCGCCGTCGCCGTGGCGATCTCGTTCGACTCCGACCACGAGACGCCTGCGCTCCGCGACGGCGAGACCTCGCCCGGTCGGATGGCGATGGGGGAGTACGGCGCCCGGGCCGCGGTGCCGCGCATCCTCCGACTGCTCGACCGGTACGAGGCACCGTCGTCGTTCTACGTGCCGGCGGTGTGCGCGCTCCTGCGCCCCGACGAGGCCCCGACCTACGTCGAGCACGGCCACGAGGTCGCCGTACACGGCTGGATCCACGAGCGCAACACGCAACTCGGCCACGACGACGAGCTCGACCTGCTCAGCCGCGCCGTCGACGTGCTCACCAGCCAGACCGGCACCCGACCGACCGGCATCCGCACCCCGTCGTGGGACTTCAGCGACTCCACGCTCGACGTCGCCCGCGAGCTCGGGTTCCGCTACGACTCGTCGCTCATGGCCGACGACGACCCCTACGAGATCCTGCACCACGGCGAGCCGACCGGCATCGTCGAGATCCCGGTGGACTGGATCCGCGACGACGCGCCCTACCTGATGATGGAGCGCTTCCAGGGGCTGCGGCCGTACACGCCGCCGCACGAGGTCGGCCGGATCTGGCGCGACGAGTTCGACGTGGCGCGCGCCGAGGGCGGCGTCTTCCAGCTCACCGTGCACCCGCACTTCATCGGGCACCGGTCGCGCCTGGTCGTCCTCGAGGCCCTCCTGGCCCACATTCGCTCGTTCGACGACGTCTGGTTCACCACCCACGCCGGGCTCGCCGAGCACGTCGCGACCGCGAGCGGTCTCGACCGGCTCGCGTCCGCCCCGGACGCGACCCCCTGA
- a CDS encoding MFS transporter has protein sequence MTAGTTGPVTGAPGTTPTTVHETRLTARGRKAIIAGGIGNVVEWIDWAVYTTFSSVFGHHFFPPGNDTAALLATLAVFAVGFIMRPIGAAVLGVYADRHGRKKGLMLTIGLMAVASLVIGITPDYATIGIAAPIILLLARLAQGFSAGGEFGSSSAFLVESAAPKRRAFAGSWQQVSVGAGVLIASGIGAIITSTLSDEALDAWGWRLAFVFCALIGLVGIWLRTSVEETESFTAQRDRDAEAAGPKRNALVAMFRDHPGATARVFGITIAGTLLYYMWVSYMPTYAHVTTGIPLNQALIANVVAMVVFLVLLPFAGILSDKIGRKPTMAAFAGGFLLLAWPAFTFLSGSFWSLLLIQVLGILLLLGYSANCAAIMAEQFPPEVRATGIGLPYALAVAIFGGTAPYITTWLSGAGLGHLVWVYCAIAAAIGLVVYLTMPETKGKVLR, from the coding sequence ATGACAGCAGGAACCACCGGTCCGGTGACCGGCGCCCCCGGCACCACCCCGACCACCGTCCACGAGACCCGGCTGACCGCCCGCGGTCGCAAGGCGATCATCGCCGGCGGCATCGGCAACGTCGTCGAGTGGATCGACTGGGCCGTCTACACGACGTTCTCGTCGGTGTTCGGCCACCACTTCTTCCCACCGGGCAACGACACCGCGGCGCTGCTCGCGACGCTCGCCGTCTTCGCGGTGGGGTTCATCATGCGGCCCATCGGGGCCGCGGTGCTCGGCGTCTACGCCGACCGGCACGGCCGCAAGAAGGGCCTGATGCTCACGATCGGCCTGATGGCGGTGGCGTCGCTCGTCATCGGCATCACGCCGGACTACGCGACCATCGGCATCGCCGCGCCGATCATCCTGCTCCTCGCCCGCCTGGCGCAGGGCTTCTCGGCCGGTGGCGAGTTCGGGTCGTCCTCGGCGTTCCTCGTCGAGTCGGCCGCCCCGAAGCGCCGCGCCTTCGCCGGCTCGTGGCAGCAGGTGTCCGTCGGCGCCGGCGTGCTCATCGCGTCCGGCATCGGGGCGATCATCACCTCGACGCTCTCCGACGAGGCGCTCGACGCCTGGGGCTGGCGCCTCGCCTTCGTGTTCTGCGCGCTCATCGGGCTCGTCGGCATCTGGCTCCGCACCTCGGTCGAGGAGACCGAGTCCTTCACCGCCCAGCGCGACCGCGACGCCGAGGCGGCCGGGCCGAAGCGGAACGCCCTCGTCGCGATGTTCCGGGACCACCCGGGTGCGACCGCCCGCGTCTTCGGCATCACCATCGCCGGCACGCTGCTCTACTACATGTGGGTCTCGTACATGCCCACCTACGCCCACGTCACCACCGGCATCCCGCTCAACCAGGCGCTCATCGCCAACGTCGTCGCGATGGTGGTCTTCCTGGTCCTGCTGCCGTTCGCCGGCATCCTGTCCGACAAGATCGGCCGCAAGCCGACGATGGCCGCCTTCGCCGGGGGCTTCCTGCTCCTCGCCTGGCCCGCCTTCACCTTCCTGTCCGGCAGCTTCTGGTCGCTGCTGCTCATCCAGGTCCTCGGCATCCTGCTCCTGCTCGGCTACTCGGCGAACTGTGCGGCGATCATGGCGGAGCAGTTCCCGCCCGAGGTCCGCGCCACCGGCATCGGCCTGCCGTACGCGCTCGCCGTGGCGATCTTCGGCGGCACCGCGCCGTACATCACGACCTGGCTGAGCGGGGCCGGGCTCGGGCACCTCGTCTGGGTCTACTGCGCGATCGCCGCGGCCATCGGCTTGGTCGTCTACCTGACCATGCCGGAGACGAAGGGCAAGGTGCTCCGGTGA
- a CDS encoding SDR family oxidoreductase, with the protein MSRHVLVTGAASGIGLSVAQHAAAAGDDVTLVDHRPEALDAAADTVRAVAGSGAADGGRVAVLVADLRDPEAPASVVSTAWDTAPVDVLVNAAGVYPATPFLELDAATWDGVQDVNVRAPLLATVTLGRLATAAGRTPSVVNITSGAALRARPGAAPYSTSKAALEMVTRASALELGAAGIRVNAVAPGFVVVDSTVNPVSDEYAAAVSPNPLGRPGAPADIAKAVLWLADPEQSGWVTGTVLRVDGGSSTGAHTLPLSTTTSTPGTDSTRQGVPA; encoded by the coding sequence GTGAGCCGACACGTCCTGGTGACCGGTGCGGCGAGCGGGATCGGCCTGTCGGTGGCGCAGCACGCCGCTGCGGCCGGCGACGACGTCACGCTCGTCGACCACCGCCCGGAGGCACTCGACGCGGCCGCCGACACGGTGCGGGCGGTCGCCGGCTCCGGCGCGGCCGACGGCGGGCGCGTGGCCGTGCTCGTGGCGGACCTGCGCGACCCGGAGGCACCGGCGTCGGTCGTGTCGACGGCGTGGGACACCGCACCGGTCGACGTCCTGGTGAACGCCGCCGGCGTCTACCCGGCGACCCCGTTCCTCGAGCTCGACGCCGCCACCTGGGACGGCGTGCAGGACGTCAACGTCCGCGCGCCGCTCCTGGCCACCGTGACGCTGGGCCGGCTCGCCACCGCCGCGGGACGGACCCCCTCGGTCGTGAACATCACGTCGGGAGCGGCCCTCCGCGCCCGACCCGGAGCAGCGCCGTACAGCACGTCGAAGGCCGCCCTCGAGATGGTGACCCGCGCCAGCGCGCTCGAGCTCGGCGCCGCCGGCATCCGCGTGAACGCCGTCGCGCCCGGGTTCGTCGTGGTGGACAGCACGGTGAACCCCGTGAGCGACGAGTACGCCGCCGCCGTGTCGCCGAACCCGCTCGGCCGCCCCGGCGCACCGGCCGACATCGCGAAGGCCGTCCTCTGGCTCGCCGACCCGGAGCAGTCCGGCTGGGTGACCGGCACGGTCCTGCGCGTCGACGGCGGCTCGTCCACCGGCGCGCACACGCTGCCGCTCAGCACCACCACGTCGACGCCCGGTACCGACAGTACACGACAGGGAGTCCCCGCATGA
- a CDS encoding 2-dehydropantoate 2-reductase, whose product MTDRTPYTIVGAGAIGGTLAVHLVAAGVPVQLVDADPEHVAAVRADGLRLRTAAGEQTARIPIWHVDDPDAPATLGPVLLAVKALATDAAAAWIAPRLAADGWVASLQNGLNEATIAAHVGADRTVTAFVDLFADVVAPGVVQDGGLGAMALGEYAGGTSDRTRQLAEDLRQWGDPVVTDNVAGFLWSKLAFGAMLTATALADEDMSVLIDRNRTVMTALAREVLAVTEAQGIVAEPFDAFEPSAFAPGAPPAATTAALDGLVAWLATQSKTRSGIWRDIAVRHRKTEVPLHYAPVVARGDELGVPTPGIRALVDEIVAVQDGAPMDESRIRGLVAAVGAGR is encoded by the coding sequence ATGACCGACCGCACCCCGTACACGATCGTCGGCGCCGGAGCCATCGGCGGCACCCTCGCCGTCCACCTCGTCGCCGCCGGCGTCCCCGTCCAGCTCGTCGACGCCGACCCCGAGCACGTCGCCGCCGTCCGGGCCGACGGCCTGCGCCTGCGCACCGCGGCGGGCGAGCAGACCGCCCGCATCCCGATCTGGCACGTCGACGATCCGGACGCCCCCGCGACGCTCGGGCCGGTGCTGCTCGCCGTCAAGGCCCTGGCCACCGACGCCGCCGCCGCGTGGATCGCACCCCGACTCGCCGCCGACGGCTGGGTCGCATCGCTGCAGAACGGCCTGAACGAGGCCACCATCGCCGCGCACGTCGGCGCGGACCGCACCGTCACCGCGTTCGTCGACCTGTTCGCCGACGTCGTCGCCCCCGGTGTGGTGCAGGACGGCGGCCTCGGCGCGATGGCCCTCGGCGAGTACGCCGGCGGCACGAGCGACCGCACCCGGCAGCTCGCCGAGGACCTGCGGCAGTGGGGCGACCCCGTCGTCACCGACAACGTCGCCGGCTTCCTGTGGTCGAAGCTGGCCTTCGGCGCCATGCTCACCGCCACCGCCCTCGCCGACGAGGACATGAGCGTGCTCATCGACCGCAACCGCACCGTGATGACGGCGCTCGCGCGCGAGGTCCTGGCCGTCACCGAGGCGCAGGGCATCGTCGCCGAGCCGTTCGACGCGTTCGAACCGAGCGCCTTCGCCCCGGGGGCACCGCCCGCCGCGACGACCGCGGCGCTCGACGGCCTGGTGGCCTGGCTCGCCACGCAGTCGAAGACCCGGTCCGGCATCTGGCGGGACATCGCCGTCCGGCACCGGAAGACCGAGGTGCCGCTGCACTACGCGCCCGTGGTCGCCCGCGGCGACGAGCTCGGCGTGCCGACGCCGGGCATCCGCGCGCTCGTCGACGAGATCGTCGCCGTGCAGGACGGCGCCCCGATGGACGAGTCGCGGATCCGCGGGCTCGTCGCGGCCGTGGGAGCGGGCCGGTGA
- a CDS encoding M20/M25/M40 family metallo-hydrolase has product MTAHDGATAHDGATASDGATARDDATAATGTDAELLDAVRARRSRMVDDLVAYIETETPSDDTGLLRAGLEHVERFLAATVGPFAARTLHEPDGYGPVVVGDLVAPVPTDAWVVVLCHYDTVWAAGTLAEWPVRTDGSRLTGPGAYDMKAGLVQFAHAVAVLDDAGAARPNVRLVLNGDEEIGSGGSRPVIEDTVRRTPGPVLVFEASAGADGALKTARKGVGLFDVHVRGVEVHAGLHPTGGASAIDEVARVVLALHGAADLEAGTSLNVGVLSGGTRPNVRAGAATAALDVRVSSEPESRRIDGVLAGLTPHDPAASIEVTGDWNRPVMERTDRNVRLFRVAETAATALGLTVTETSVGGASDGNFAAALGAAVLDGLGAVGDGAHARHEFVDLDRMVERTALAAGVLRRLA; this is encoded by the coding sequence GTGACCGCCCACGACGGCGCGACCGCCCACGACGGCGCGACCGCCTCCGACGGCGCGACCGCGCGCGACGACGCCACCGCTGCGACCGGCACCGACGCCGAGCTGCTCGACGCCGTGCGGGCCCGACGGTCCCGGATGGTCGACGACCTCGTGGCGTACATCGAGACCGAGACCCCCTCGGACGACACCGGGCTGCTGCGCGCCGGCCTCGAGCACGTCGAGCGGTTCCTCGCGGCCACGGTCGGCCCGTTCGCCGCCCGCACCCTGCACGAACCGGACGGGTACGGCCCCGTCGTCGTCGGCGACCTCGTCGCACCCGTGCCCACCGACGCCTGGGTCGTGGTGCTCTGCCACTACGACACCGTGTGGGCCGCCGGCACCCTCGCCGAGTGGCCCGTCCGCACCGACGGCTCGCGGCTCACCGGACCCGGCGCCTACGACATGAAGGCCGGCCTGGTGCAGTTCGCCCACGCCGTCGCCGTGCTCGACGACGCCGGAGCCGCCCGCCCCAACGTGCGCCTCGTGCTGAACGGCGACGAGGAGATCGGCAGCGGCGGCTCACGACCCGTCATCGAGGACACCGTGCGCCGCACCCCGGGCCCGGTCCTGGTCTTCGAGGCCTCGGCCGGGGCGGACGGCGCGCTGAAGACCGCACGGAAGGGCGTCGGCCTGTTCGACGTGCACGTCCGGGGCGTCGAGGTGCACGCCGGGCTCCACCCCACCGGCGGTGCGAGCGCGATCGACGAGGTCGCCCGCGTCGTCCTCGCCCTGCACGGCGCCGCCGACCTCGAGGCCGGGACGTCGCTCAACGTCGGGGTGCTCAGCGGCGGCACGCGCCCGAACGTCCGGGCCGGGGCGGCGACCGCGGCGCTCGACGTCCGGGTGTCCTCGGAACCGGAGTCCCGGCGCATCGACGGGGTCCTCGCCGGCCTGACGCCGCACGACCCCGCCGCGTCGATCGAGGTCACCGGCGACTGGAACCGACCCGTGATGGAGCGCACCGACCGCAACGTGCGGCTCTTCCGGGTCGCCGAGACCGCCGCGACGGCCCTCGGGCTGACGGTCACCGAGACGAGCGTCGGCGGTGCCAGCGACGGGAACTTCGCCGCGGCGCTCGGTGCCGCGGTCCTCGACGGACTCGGCGCGGTCGGCGACGGCGCACACGCCCGCCACGAGTTCGTGGACCTCGACCGGATGGTCGAGCGGACCGCCCTGGCGGCGGGGGTGCTGCGACGACTGGCGTAG
- a CDS encoding serine hydrolase, whose translation MTRATSLLDAIVRHVDATGFVAHGVHVRAGDDTAAHHWTPDVRREVHSVAKGVCVLATGIAADDGLVDVDEPVAASLPGLVRGDGVDGVTLRHLLTMTSGIDMPWSPTELTDWPDLAAEFLARPSRGRVFQYANVSTYTAMRVLETKVGDVGAFVSRRLFDPLGIDDVHWARCPNGFVAAGEGLALRTGELARIGRLLRDRGVSDGRRIVGARWCDAMHTEWVHRQGAGPGYERYAMAGWGGPGRLWRLHGAYGQMLLLDEVGDTVVTVTADDHPGADALAAFVAAELAGTAG comes from the coding sequence GTGACCCGTGCGACCAGCCTCCTCGACGCCATCGTCCGGCACGTCGACGCGACCGGCTTCGTCGCCCACGGCGTGCACGTCCGTGCCGGTGACGACACCGCCGCGCACCACTGGACCCCCGACGTCCGCCGCGAGGTCCACTCCGTCGCGAAGGGCGTCTGCGTCCTGGCCACGGGCATCGCCGCCGACGACGGCCTGGTCGACGTCGACGAACCGGTCGCCGCGTCGCTGCCGGGCCTGGTCCGTGGCGACGGCGTCGACGGGGTCACCCTCCGTCACCTGCTCACCATGACGAGCGGCATCGACATGCCCTGGTCGCCGACGGAGCTGACGGACTGGCCGGACCTGGCCGCCGAGTTCCTCGCCCGGCCGTCCCGCGGTCGGGTCTTCCAGTACGCCAACGTCAGCACGTACACCGCGATGCGCGTGCTCGAGACGAAGGTCGGCGACGTCGGGGCCTTCGTCTCGCGGCGACTGTTCGACCCGCTCGGCATCGACGACGTGCACTGGGCGCGGTGCCCGAACGGGTTCGTCGCCGCGGGGGAGGGCCTGGCCCTGCGCACCGGGGAACTCGCCCGCATCGGGCGGCTCCTGCGCGACCGCGGGGTGTCCGACGGACGACGGATCGTCGGCGCGCGGTGGTGCGATGCGATGCACACCGAGTGGGTGCACCGGCAGGGTGCGGGCCCCGGCTACGAGCGCTACGCGATGGCCGGGTGGGGCGGTCCGGGGCGGCTCTGGCGCCTGCACGGTGCGTACGGCCAGATGCTGCTCCTCGACGAGGTCGGCGACACCGTCGTCACGGTCACCGCCGACGACCACCCCGGCGCGGACGCGCTCGCCGCGTTCGTCGCCGCCGAGCTGGCGGGCACGGCGGGCTGA
- a CDS encoding potassium transporter Kup produces MTETRSGTPTTETTEDGGHGPRKGVAVLALAALGVVFGDIGTSPLYALRTVFTIDDGLVRANQEDVYGVISMMFWSVTIIVSIKYVLVLMRADNDGEGGVMALAALARRLYAKRRGGATIFLVIGIVGVSLFYGDSVITPAVSVLSAVEGLGTAAPSVEHLVVPIAAVILIALFAVQRFGTGKVGNLFGPVMLLWFVVIAVAGVPHILAHPGVLQGLSPTWAIAFTFAHPYTTFVAMGAVVLVITGAEALYADMGHFGRAPILRAWFFVVFPALVLNYLGQASLVLSVPTAAKDPFFLLFPDALRIPVVVLATLATVIASQAVISGAFSLTRQAIQLGLLPPLTIRQTSRQESGQIYLPAVNLLLFIGVLAIMLAFRSSANLATAYGVSVTGALVVDTLLLLLVVRPLWRWKPWKLVVAAVAFGGLELTFLAGNLSKIVHGGWVPLLIALAVVTVMTTWRRGRALVQEERKEREGSLADFIDRVNEKHIPRVPGVAVFPHPNKETTPLALRANVEHNRVVHRTVIIVSVLTANVPHVPHAKAFFRDDLGYADDGIDHITVKFGFSDDQDLPRALHAACLADVLQIDPDEMQRASYFISRGALRPMPGNRGMVSWRKKLFVGLAHNAADPAARFALPAQRTVTMGSDVEI; encoded by the coding sequence GTGACCGAGACCCGCTCTGGAACACCGACGACCGAGACCACCGAGGACGGTGGGCACGGTCCGCGCAAGGGCGTCGCCGTCCTGGCGCTCGCCGCGCTCGGCGTGGTCTTCGGCGACATCGGCACGAGTCCGCTGTACGCGCTGCGCACGGTGTTCACCATCGACGACGGCCTGGTCCGCGCGAACCAGGAGGACGTCTACGGCGTCATCTCGATGATGTTCTGGAGCGTCACGATCATCGTCTCGATCAAGTACGTGCTGGTGCTCATGCGCGCCGACAACGACGGCGAGGGCGGGGTGATGGCGCTCGCCGCGCTGGCCCGACGGCTCTACGCCAAGCGGCGCGGCGGCGCGACGATCTTCCTGGTGATCGGGATCGTCGGCGTCTCGCTCTTCTACGGCGACTCCGTGATCACGCCCGCCGTGTCGGTGCTGTCCGCGGTCGAGGGGCTCGGCACCGCAGCGCCCTCGGTCGAGCACCTGGTCGTACCGATCGCCGCCGTCATCCTCATCGCGCTGTTCGCGGTCCAGCGGTTCGGCACCGGCAAGGTCGGCAACCTGTTCGGCCCGGTGATGCTGCTCTGGTTCGTGGTCATCGCCGTCGCGGGCGTGCCGCACATCCTGGCGCACCCCGGCGTGCTGCAGGGGTTGTCGCCGACGTGGGCGATCGCCTTCACCTTCGCCCACCCCTACACCACGTTCGTGGCGATGGGCGCGGTCGTCCTGGTGATCACCGGCGCCGAGGCCCTGTACGCCGACATGGGGCACTTCGGCCGCGCGCCGATCCTGCGCGCCTGGTTCTTCGTCGTGTTCCCCGCGCTCGTGCTCAACTACCTCGGGCAGGCGTCGCTCGTGCTGAGCGTCCCGACGGCTGCGAAGGACCCGTTCTTCCTGCTGTTCCCGGATGCGCTGCGGATACCGGTCGTCGTGCTGGCCACGCTCGCGACGGTGATCGCCAGCCAGGCCGTCATCTCCGGGGCGTTCTCGCTCACCCGACAGGCGATCCAGCTCGGCCTGCTGCCGCCGCTCACGATCCGGCAGACCTCACGGCAGGAGAGCGGCCAGATCTACCTGCCGGCGGTGAACCTGCTGCTGTTCATCGGCGTGCTGGCGATCATGCTCGCGTTCCGGTCCTCGGCGAACCTCGCAACCGCCTACGGGGTGTCGGTCACCGGCGCGCTCGTCGTGGACACCCTGCTGCTGCTCCTGGTCGTGCGACCGCTGTGGCGGTGGAAGCCCTGGAAGCTCGTCGTCGCCGCGGTGGCCTTCGGCGGTCTCGAGCTGACGTTCCTGGCCGGCAACCTGTCGAAGATCGTGCACGGCGGCTGGGTCCCGCTCCTCATCGCGCTCGCTGTGGTCACGGTGATGACCACCTGGCGCCGCGGTCGTGCACTCGTGCAAGAGGAACGGAAGGAACGCGAGGGGTCCCTCGCCGACTTCATCGACCGGGTGAACGAGAAGCACATCCCGCGGGTGCCCGGGGTCGCGGTCTTCCCGCACCCGAACAAGGAGACCACCCCGCTGGCCCTCCGCGCGAACGTGGAGCACAACCGGGTGGTGCACCGCACCGTGATCATCGTGTCCGTCCTCACCGCGAACGTGCCGCACGTGCCGCACGCGAAGGCGTTCTTCCGCGACGACCTCGGCTACGCCGACGACGGCATCGACCACATCACCGTGAAGTTCGGGTTCTCCGACGACCAGGACCTGCCGAGGGCCCTGCACGCCGCCTGCCTGGCCGACGTCCTGCAGATCGACCCCGACGAGATGCAGCGCGCGTCGTACTTCATCTCGCGCGGTGCGCTCCGGCCGATGCCGGGCAACCGGGGCATGGTGTCGTGGCGGAAGAAGCTGTTCGTCGGGCTCGCCCACAACGCGGCCGACCCGGCGGCACGGTTCGCCCTGCCCGCCCAACGCACGGTGACGATGGGCAGCGACGTCGAGATCTGA
- a CDS encoding excinuclease ABC subunit UvrA has protein sequence MLTPRSTAPHDAPGPDDFIRVRGARENNLRDVDVDIPRDRIVAFTGVSGSGKSSLAFGTVFAEAQRRFLESVAPYARRLIAQGSTPHVDSITGLPPAVALQQRRGAPSSRSTVGTLTTLSNSMRMLFSRAGTYPTGAERLESDSFSPNTVAGACPRCHGLGVAHEVTEASAVHDPSLSIRDGAITAWPGAWQGKNLRDVTAVLGYDIDRPWRDLPREDRDWLLFTEEQPVVQVHPKRDRVAKPYKGRFWSARQFVMHTLADSQSETQRTKVLQFVESGPCGLCGGTGLTRAALAVTVGGHSIAELNAMPFTGLTEVLRPIASITDAAAATSRASSGEHTEVAVAISRDLVARVEVLVGLGLGYLALDRATPTLSPGETQRLRIATQLRSGLFGVVYVLDEPSAGLHPADAESLVEVLDDLRAGGNSVFVVEHDMSIVRRADWIVDVGPGAGSGGGTVLYSGPVAGLADVEASRTRRYLEPRVRDDERVARTPIDTLELRDVTLHNLDGLDVDLPLGVLTAVTGVSGSGKSSLVGGVLPAVATDHPLVDRVVQVDQKPIGRTPRSNLATYTGLFDTVRAAFAATDEATARGWTAGRFSFNVAGGRCEVCQGEGSVSVELLFLPGSWAPCPECHGSRYTAETLEVRWNGASIADVLGMTVDEAAPFLASLPAAARGLETMREVGLGYLRLGQPAPELSGGEAQRIKLATELQRARTGHTLYLLDEPTTGLHPADVELLTAQLARLTDAGNTVVVVEHAMDVVAGADHVVDMGPGGGEAGGRVVAAGTPDEVAGSADSRTAPYLRAQLGR, from the coding sequence ATGCTCACTCCCCGCTCGACCGCGCCCCACGACGCCCCCGGACCGGACGACTTCATCCGCGTCCGCGGAGCCCGCGAGAACAACCTGCGGGACGTCGACGTGGACATCCCTCGCGATCGCATCGTCGCGTTCACCGGGGTGTCGGGGTCGGGGAAGTCGTCGCTCGCCTTCGGGACAGTGTTCGCCGAGGCGCAGCGTCGCTTCCTGGAGTCCGTCGCGCCCTACGCCCGCCGGCTCATCGCGCAGGGGTCGACCCCGCACGTCGACTCGATCACGGGGCTGCCGCCGGCGGTCGCGCTGCAGCAGCGACGGGGTGCTCCGAGCTCCCGTTCCACCGTCGGCACCCTGACGACGCTGTCGAACTCGATGCGCATGCTGTTCTCGCGTGCGGGGACGTACCCGACGGGGGCCGAGCGGCTCGAGTCGGACTCGTTCTCGCCGAACACGGTCGCCGGCGCCTGCCCGCGGTGCCACGGGCTCGGCGTCGCGCACGAGGTGACCGAGGCCTCGGCCGTGCACGACCCCTCGCTGAGCATCCGCGACGGCGCGATCACCGCGTGGCCGGGCGCCTGGCAGGGCAAGAACCTGCGGGACGTCACCGCCGTGCTCGGGTACGACATCGACCGACCGTGGCGGGACCTGCCGCGGGAGGACCGCGACTGGCTGCTCTTCACCGAGGAGCAGCCCGTCGTGCAGGTGCACCCGAAACGGGACCGGGTCGCCAAGCCGTACAAGGGGCGGTTCTGGAGCGCGCGGCAATTCGTGATGCACACGCTCGCCGACTCGCAGAGCGAGACCCAGCGCACGAAGGTGCTGCAGTTCGTCGAGTCCGGGCCGTGCGGTCTCTGCGGCGGCACCGGTCTGACCCGGGCGGCGCTGGCCGTCACCGTCGGCGGGCACTCGATCGCCGAGCTCAACGCGATGCCGTTCACCGGGCTCACCGAGGTCCTGCGGCCGATCGCTTCCATCACCGACGCCGCCGCGGCGACGAGCCGTGCGTCGTCGGGTGAGCACACCGAGGTCGCCGTGGCGATCTCGCGGGACCTCGTGGCACGGGTCGAGGTCCTCGTCGGGCTGGGGCTCGGGTACCTGGCGCTCGACCGTGCGACGCCCACGCTGTCCCCGGGTGAGACGCAGCGGCTGCGCATCGCCACGCAGCTGCGCTCCGGCCTGTTCGGGGTCGTGTACGTGCTCGACGAGCCGAGTGCCGGGCTGCACCCCGCCGACGCCGAGTCCCTCGTCGAGGTGCTCGACGACCTGCGGGCCGGCGGCAACAGCGTCTTCGTCGTCGAGCACGACATGAGCATCGTGCGTCGGGCCGACTGGATCGTGGACGTCGGTCCCGGTGCGGGGTCCGGCGGCGGCACCGTGCTGTACAGCGGGCCGGTGGCCGGGCTCGCCGACGTCGAGGCCTCGCGCACCCGCCGGTACCTGGAGCCCCGCGTCCGCGACGACGAACGGGTCGCGCGGACCCCGATCGACACGCTCGAACTGCGCGACGTGACGCTGCACAACCTGGACGGCCTCGACGTGGACCTGCCCCTCGGGGTGCTCACCGCCGTCACCGGGGTGAGCGGCTCGGGCAAGTCCTCGCTCGTCGGCGGGGTCCTGCCCGCGGTCGCGACCGACCACCCGCTGGTCGACCGCGTCGTCCAGGTGGACCAGAAGCCGATCGGTCGCACGCCGCGGTCGAACCTCGCGACGTACACGGGCCTGTTCGACACGGTCCGGGCGGCGTTCGCCGCCACCGACGAGGCGACGGCCCGCGGCTGGACCGCCGGACGGTTCTCGTTCAACGTCGCCGGCGGCCGGTGCGAGGTCTGCCAGGGCGAGGGGTCAGTGTCCGTCGAGCTGCTCTTCCTGCCGGGCAGCTGGGCCCCGTGCCCGGAGTGCCACGGTTCCCGGTACACGGCGGAGACGCTCGAGGTGCGGTGGAACGGTGCGTCGATCGCGGACGTCCTCGGGATGACCGTGGACGAGGCCGCGCCGTTCCTGGCGTCGCTGCCCGCCGCGGCGCGGGGACTCGAGACGATGCGCGAGGTCGGGCTCGGCTACCTGCGGCTCGGGCAGCCGGCACCGGAGCTGTCCGGCGGCGAGGCGCAGCGCATCAAGCTCGCCACGGAGCTGCAGCGAGCCCGCACCGGGCACACGCTCTACCTGCTCGACGAGCCGACCACCGGCCTGCACCCGGCGGACGTCGAGCTGCTGACCGCGCAGCTCGCGCGGCTCACCGACGCGGGCAACACCGTGGTGGTCGTCGAGCACGCGATGGACGTCGTGGCGGGTGCCGACCACGTCGTCGACATGGGGCCGGGCGGTGGCGAAGCGGGGGGCCGAGTGGTCGCCGCCGGCACTCCCGACGAGGTCGCCGGGTCCGCCGACAGCCGGACCGCTCCGTACCTGCGGGCCCAGCTGGGCCGCTGA